ATTCGAGCTACGGACCTGCAACAAGAATATATTCTACACTACTTGGTTTCTTTGTGCAAGGTATGTTTCTTACAAAAACGACAGTATTTGCTCAGCTCAAGTTTGCCGCTCATGTTCTTCTTGTTTACTGAACTGATGTAATTTCGTCGTTTACAATCTGTACACTGAAGGCCGATCTGGTCCGCCATGTTCTCTCACTCCTTCTGATAAGACGGTCCGCCCCCGCCTTCGGCAGGGGCGGACCAAAACGCTCGTTGATTTTTACTCTAGTATTTCGGTAACGACGCCAGCGCCCACGGTGTGACCGCCCTCACGGATCGCAAACCGAAGCCCTGAGTCCATCGCTATCGGGCTGATCAG
This is a stretch of genomic DNA from Dethiosulfovibrio peptidovorans. It encodes these proteins:
- the rpmG gene encoding 50S ribosomal protein L33, producing the protein MADQIGLQCTDCKRRNYISSVNKKNMSGKLELSKYCRFCKKHTLHKETK